In the Rhizobium sp. CB3090 genome, one interval contains:
- a CDS encoding efflux RND transporter periplasmic adaptor subunit, which translates to MGNSNVGKLASSTGIFVRPATSERLPAARLSLIAAGFAATLLLAGCNEQKAAQNNAPAVKAEVSAMTLHPQSVAITAELPGRTSAYLIAEVRPQVGGIIRSRNFKEGSEVKAGDVLYEIDPASYQAAYDSAAAALQKAEGAVPSAQAKMDRYKGLSAQNAVSQQDYDSAQAALVQAQADVASAKAALETARINLNYTKLRAPIGGRVDASTVTVGALVTADQTTALTTIRQLDPMNVDVTQSSTNLLEFRRAIAEGRLKTSGNNVSVHLTLEDGTDYKQTGRLEFAEASVAETVGTITVRAVFPNPDRVLLPGMYVRASIEEGIAENSFLVPQRAVTRNTKGEPVAMFVGDDNKVQQRVLKVQRSIGNSWLVNEGMKDGDRIIVEGGQRVRTGQDVNVAAVTIDDATGEVKQAAADVKPAEQVQLEKTDGKAASGAQK; encoded by the coding sequence ATGGGAAATAGCAACGTGGGAAAGCTCGCCTCTTCTACCGGTATATTCGTACGTCCGGCGACATCCGAACGCCTCCCGGCCGCACGGCTCTCGCTGATCGCAGCAGGGTTCGCCGCCACGTTGCTGCTGGCGGGCTGCAACGAGCAGAAGGCTGCTCAAAACAATGCGCCTGCCGTCAAGGCCGAAGTCAGTGCCATGACGCTGCATCCGCAATCGGTTGCGATCACCGCGGAGCTGCCCGGCCGCACCAGCGCCTATCTGATCGCTGAAGTGCGGCCGCAGGTCGGCGGCATCATCCGCAGCCGCAATTTCAAGGAAGGCAGCGAAGTCAAGGCGGGCGACGTGCTCTACGAAATCGACCCCGCCTCCTATCAGGCCGCCTATGACAGCGCCGCCGCCGCTCTGCAGAAGGCAGAAGGCGCCGTACCGAGCGCGCAGGCCAAGATGGACCGTTACAAGGGCTTGAGCGCCCAGAACGCTGTCAGCCAGCAGGATTACGACAGTGCACAGGCGGCCCTCGTCCAGGCACAGGCCGATGTCGCCTCCGCCAAGGCCGCGCTCGAGACCGCACGCATCAATCTCAATTACACGAAATTACGCGCGCCGATCGGCGGCCGCGTCGATGCCTCGACAGTCACCGTCGGCGCGCTCGTCACCGCCGATCAGACGACGGCGTTGACCACCATCCGCCAGCTCGATCCGATGAATGTCGACGTCACGCAGTCGAGCACCAACCTGCTCGAATTCCGCCGTGCCATTGCGGAAGGCCGGTTGAAGACCAGCGGCAACAACGTCTCGGTCCACCTGACGCTGGAGGACGGCACCGACTACAAGCAGACCGGCAGGCTCGAATTTGCAGAGGCCTCGGTTGCCGAAACCGTCGGGACGATCACCGTGCGCGCCGTCTTCCCAAATCCGGATCGCGTGTTGCTGCCCGGCATGTATGTTCGCGCCAGCATCGAGGAAGGGATTGCGGAAAACAGCTTCCTTGTGCCGCAGCGAGCAGTTACGCGCAATACGAAGGGCGAGCCGGTCGCGATGTTCGTCGGCGACGACAACAAGGTTCAGCAGCGTGTGCTGAAGGTGCAGAGAAGCATCGGCAACAGTTGGCTGGTCAATGAGGGCATGAAGGATGGCGACCGGATCATCGTCGAAGGCGGCCAGCGCGTCCGTACCGGCCAGGATGTCAACGTCGCCGCGGTGACCATCGACGATGCGACTGGCGAGGTGAAGCAAGCGGCCGCCGATGTCAAGCCCGCCGAACAGGTCCAACTGGAAAAGACCGACGGCAAAGCGGCCTCCGGCGCCCAGAAGTAA